A genome region from Taeniopygia guttata chromosome 5, bTaeGut7.mat, whole genome shotgun sequence includes the following:
- the LMO2 gene encoding rhombotin-2 isoform X4: protein MGGNPVNVIAGRRGSAAGDKAPRADSLCGGGGGRAHHRHATKEPALPMSSAIERKSLDPSEEPVDEVLQIPPSLLTCGGCQQNIGDRYFLKAIDQYWHEDCLSCDLCGCRLGEVGRRLYYKLGRKLCRRDYLRLFGQDGLCASCEKRIRAYEMTMRVKDKVYHLECFKCAACQKHFCVGDRYLLINSDIVCEQDIYEWTKINGMI, encoded by the exons ATGG gaggaaatCCTGTGAATGTCATcgcggggcggcggggcagcGCGGCTGGCGACAAGGCTCCGCGAGCAGACAGCCTctgcgggggcggcgggggcagAGCCCACCACCGGCACGCCACAAAGGAACCGGCCCTGCCAATGTCATCGGCCATCGAGAGGAAAAGCCTCGATCCTTCCGA GGAGCCGGTGGATGAGGTGCTGCAGATCCCCCCGTCGCTGCTGACATGCGGGGGCTGCCAGCAGAACATCGGGGACCGCTATTTCCTGAAGGCCATCGACCAGTACTGGCACGAGGACTGCCTCAGCTGCGACCTGTGCGGCTGCCGGCTCGGAGAGGTGGGCAGGCGCCTCTACTACAAGctgggcaggaagctctgcaggaGGGACTATCTCAG GCTCTTTGGGCAGGACGGGCTGTGCGCCTCCTGCGAGAAGCGGATCCGCGCCTACGAGATGACCATGCGGGTGAAGGACAAGGTCTATCACCTTGAGTGCTTCAAGTGCGCTGCCTGCCAGAAGCACTTCTGTGTGGGGGACAGGTACCTCCTCATCAACTCGGACATCGTGTGCGAGCAGGACATCTACGAGTGGACTAAGATCAACGGCATGATCTAG
- the LMO2 gene encoding rhombotin-2 isoform X3: MGGGNPVNVIAGRRGSAAGDKAPRADSLCGGGGGRAHHRHATKEPALPMSSAIERKSLDPSEEPVDEVLQIPPSLLTCGGCQQNIGDRYFLKAIDQYWHEDCLSCDLCGCRLGEVGRRLYYKLGRKLCRRDYLRLFGQDGLCASCEKRIRAYEMTMRVKDKVYHLECFKCAACQKHFCVGDRYLLINSDIVCEQDIYEWTKINGMI, encoded by the exons ATGGGAG gaggaaatCCTGTGAATGTCATcgcggggcggcggggcagcGCGGCTGGCGACAAGGCTCCGCGAGCAGACAGCCTctgcgggggcggcgggggcagAGCCCACCACCGGCACGCCACAAAGGAACCGGCCCTGCCAATGTCATCGGCCATCGAGAGGAAAAGCCTCGATCCTTCCGA GGAGCCGGTGGATGAGGTGCTGCAGATCCCCCCGTCGCTGCTGACATGCGGGGGCTGCCAGCAGAACATCGGGGACCGCTATTTCCTGAAGGCCATCGACCAGTACTGGCACGAGGACTGCCTCAGCTGCGACCTGTGCGGCTGCCGGCTCGGAGAGGTGGGCAGGCGCCTCTACTACAAGctgggcaggaagctctgcaggaGGGACTATCTCAG GCTCTTTGGGCAGGACGGGCTGTGCGCCTCCTGCGAGAAGCGGATCCGCGCCTACGAGATGACCATGCGGGTGAAGGACAAGGTCTATCACCTTGAGTGCTTCAAGTGCGCTGCCTGCCAGAAGCACTTCTGTGTGGGGGACAGGTACCTCCTCATCAACTCGGACATCGTGTGCGAGCAGGACATCTACGAGTGGACTAAGATCAACGGCATGATCTAG
- the LMO2 gene encoding rhombotin-2 isoform X2, protein MLLFVLPNAQECRGNPVNVIAGRRGSAAGDKAPRADSLCGGGGGRAHHRHATKEPALPMSSAIERKSLDPSEEPVDEVLQIPPSLLTCGGCQQNIGDRYFLKAIDQYWHEDCLSCDLCGCRLGEVGRRLYYKLGRKLCRRDYLRLFGQDGLCASCEKRIRAYEMTMRVKDKVYHLECFKCAACQKHFCVGDRYLLINSDIVCEQDIYEWTKINGMI, encoded by the exons ATGCTGCTGTTTGTATTGCCGAATGCCCAGGAGTGCA gaggaaatCCTGTGAATGTCATcgcggggcggcggggcagcGCGGCTGGCGACAAGGCTCCGCGAGCAGACAGCCTctgcgggggcggcgggggcagAGCCCACCACCGGCACGCCACAAAGGAACCGGCCCTGCCAATGTCATCGGCCATCGAGAGGAAAAGCCTCGATCCTTCCGA GGAGCCGGTGGATGAGGTGCTGCAGATCCCCCCGTCGCTGCTGACATGCGGGGGCTGCCAGCAGAACATCGGGGACCGCTATTTCCTGAAGGCCATCGACCAGTACTGGCACGAGGACTGCCTCAGCTGCGACCTGTGCGGCTGCCGGCTCGGAGAGGTGGGCAGGCGCCTCTACTACAAGctgggcaggaagctctgcaggaGGGACTATCTCAG GCTCTTTGGGCAGGACGGGCTGTGCGCCTCCTGCGAGAAGCGGATCCGCGCCTACGAGATGACCATGCGGGTGAAGGACAAGGTCTATCACCTTGAGTGCTTCAAGTGCGCTGCCTGCCAGAAGCACTTCTGTGTGGGGGACAGGTACCTCCTCATCAACTCGGACATCGTGTGCGAGCAGGACATCTACGAGTGGACTAAGATCAACGGCATGATCTAG
- the LMO2 gene encoding rhombotin-2 isoform X1, with amino-acid sequence MPRSAVKKRAAVSLRGNPVNVIAGRRGSAAGDKAPRADSLCGGGGGRAHHRHATKEPALPMSSAIERKSLDPSEEPVDEVLQIPPSLLTCGGCQQNIGDRYFLKAIDQYWHEDCLSCDLCGCRLGEVGRRLYYKLGRKLCRRDYLRLFGQDGLCASCEKRIRAYEMTMRVKDKVYHLECFKCAACQKHFCVGDRYLLINSDIVCEQDIYEWTKINGMI; translated from the exons ATGCCCAGGAGTGCAGTTAAGAAACGGGCAGCTGTCTCTTTAA gaggaaatCCTGTGAATGTCATcgcggggcggcggggcagcGCGGCTGGCGACAAGGCTCCGCGAGCAGACAGCCTctgcgggggcggcgggggcagAGCCCACCACCGGCACGCCACAAAGGAACCGGCCCTGCCAATGTCATCGGCCATCGAGAGGAAAAGCCTCGATCCTTCCGA GGAGCCGGTGGATGAGGTGCTGCAGATCCCCCCGTCGCTGCTGACATGCGGGGGCTGCCAGCAGAACATCGGGGACCGCTATTTCCTGAAGGCCATCGACCAGTACTGGCACGAGGACTGCCTCAGCTGCGACCTGTGCGGCTGCCGGCTCGGAGAGGTGGGCAGGCGCCTCTACTACAAGctgggcaggaagctctgcaggaGGGACTATCTCAG GCTCTTTGGGCAGGACGGGCTGTGCGCCTCCTGCGAGAAGCGGATCCGCGCCTACGAGATGACCATGCGGGTGAAGGACAAGGTCTATCACCTTGAGTGCTTCAAGTGCGCTGCCTGCCAGAAGCACTTCTGTGTGGGGGACAGGTACCTCCTCATCAACTCGGACATCGTGTGCGAGCAGGACATCTACGAGTGGACTAAGATCAACGGCATGATCTAG